One segment of Deinococcus metalli DNA contains the following:
- a CDS encoding tetratricopeptide repeat protein, producing the protein MTDPVGVGHPTDTPSQPPLPDLGDLIRAGEWRRALATARVGHADAHVEAALSAVVGIVEGVRARRYPAARRALTDLRDTLAASDAPDLTVIRRHVDPDAVHAGLAALDVKSGRDAPDDDALAASLEAALATSLTRAEALNTLGVRAAAQGDTERGRGLFEEALAADPGHYRALTNIGNMKLEAGDAVGAEADYRAALKLAPEYDGAHHNLGVALRRQGRVAEAVSAIRRGQRLGMRRSKEDTQAEMREQFAGSATLRRLRTAALVVVVVLILLALRGALT; encoded by the coding sequence ATGACCGATCCCGTCGGTGTGGGCCACCCCACGGACACACCATCCCAGCCGCCGCTGCCGGACCTGGGCGACCTGATCCGCGCCGGCGAGTGGCGCCGAGCACTCGCCACCGCCCGCGTGGGGCACGCGGACGCCCACGTCGAGGCGGCGCTGAGCGCCGTGGTCGGCATCGTGGAGGGCGTGCGCGCCCGGCGCTACCCGGCCGCGCGCCGCGCCCTGACGGACCTGCGCGACACGCTGGCCGCCAGCGACGCCCCGGACCTGACGGTGATCCGCCGCCACGTCGATCCGGACGCCGTGCACGCGGGCCTCGCCGCGCTCGACGTGAAGTCCGGCCGGGACGCGCCGGATGACGACGCGCTGGCGGCCAGCCTCGAAGCGGCGCTGGCCACATCTCTCACGCGGGCCGAGGCGCTGAACACGCTGGGCGTGCGCGCCGCTGCGCAGGGCGACACCGAGCGCGGCCGCGGCCTGTTCGAGGAAGCGCTGGCGGCCGATCCCGGTCACTACCGGGCGCTGACGAACATCGGGAACATGAAGCTGGAAGCCGGGGACGCCGTGGGCGCCGAGGCGGACTACCGCGCCGCCCTGAAGCTGGCGCCGGAGTACGACGGCGCGCACCACAACCTGGGAGTGGCGCTGCGCCGCCAGGGCCGGGTGGCCGAGGCGGTCAGCGCGATCCGGCGCGGCCAGCGGCTGGGCATGCGCCGCTCGAAGGAGGACACCCAGGCCGAGATGCGCGAGCAGTTCGCCGGCAGCGCCACCCTGCGGCGACTCCGGACCGCAGCGCTGGTGGTCGTCGTGGTGCTGATCCTGCTGGCCCTGCGCGGCGCGCTGACCTGA